One stretch of Nitratiruptor tergarcus DSM 16512 DNA includes these proteins:
- a CDS encoding M3 family metallopeptidase, translated as MPKFPKFTITEENIEKQKELVLKTIEENREKLANLLTIPKKSYENFVRPLQLMEEKLGFYFSPISHLNYVKNSPKTQKVYDELLPELSRYHTELGQNGAVYDALKEIFELQDLSNEQKKVVTDMLIEFELSGVALPQKEQEELKKINIKLSELSSSFAQNLLKATDEYEMLITDPKEVAEMPEDELRAAKVENGWRFTLKQPSYIAYMTYGPSRERREELYKAYVTRAPENEKLINAILELRHKKAKLLGFKNYAKLSLETKMAQSPEEIVSFLEDLAKKSKPQAQKEFEELQQFAKENGAAYELQPYDIAYWSEKLKIAKLDVDDEKYKPYFEKDATVNGLFTFLNRLFKLQFQEIDTPVWHESVKCYEISLPHRLVGRLYVDLEAREGKRGGAWMDEWVTHHVDEKGEVVYPVAYIVANFAPSSDTAPSLLRPDDVVTLFHEMGHALHHLLSEVKEPAVSGIAGVEWDAVEFPSQFLENFAYEEEVLSLFAKHYQTGEPLPKEMIENLKRAKNFQSAMAMVRQLEFGLFDMKVHMQWPVDVQQILDEVRKEVSVVPVPPYNKFQWGFGHIFAGGYAAGYYSYKWAEVLSADAFFMFVDNGIYNDEIAESYLQEILCKGGSRPAMESFKAFAGREPRSEALLKLCGIEG; from the coding sequence ATGCCTAAATTCCCAAAGTTTACAATTACTGAAGAGAATATTGAAAAGCAAAAAGAGCTTGTATTAAAAACAATTGAGGAAAATAGAGAAAAACTTGCAAATCTTTTGACAATTCCAAAAAAGAGCTATGAAAACTTTGTAAGACCTTTGCAGCTTATGGAGGAGAAACTTGGATTTTATTTTAGTCCTATTAGTCATCTGAACTACGTCAAAAACTCTCCTAAAACGCAAAAGGTTTATGATGAACTCTTGCCTGAGCTTAGTCGCTATCATACAGAGCTTGGGCAAAATGGTGCAGTGTATGATGCTCTCAAAGAGATTTTTGAGTTGCAAGATCTCAGTAATGAGCAAAAAAAAGTGGTAACAGATATGCTCATAGAGTTTGAGCTTAGTGGTGTAGCATTGCCTCAAAAAGAGCAAGAGGAGCTTAAAAAGATTAATATAAAATTGAGTGAACTTTCAAGCAGTTTTGCCCAAAACCTCCTCAAAGCTACTGATGAGTATGAGATGCTCATTACAGATCCAAAAGAGGTAGCTGAGATGCCAGAAGATGAGCTGAGGGCTGCCAAAGTAGAAAATGGATGGCGCTTTACTCTCAAGCAGCCAAGCTATATTGCTTATATGACTTATGGTCCAAGCCGCGAGCGGAGGGAGGAACTCTACAAAGCCTATGTAACGAGAGCGCCAGAAAATGAAAAACTTATTAATGCTATTTTGGAATTGCGCCATAAAAAGGCAAAGCTATTGGGATTTAAAAATTATGCCAAGCTAAGTTTAGAGACAAAGATGGCGCAAAGTCCAGAAGAGATAGTGAGCTTTTTAGAAGATCTTGCAAAAAAGAGCAAACCTCAGGCACAAAAAGAGTTTGAAGAGCTGCAACAATTTGCCAAAGAAAATGGTGCTGCCTATGAATTACAGCCCTACGATATTGCTTACTGGAGCGAAAAACTCAAAATTGCAAAATTGGATGTGGATGATGAAAAGTATAAACCCTATTTTGAAAAGGATGCAACAGTAAATGGACTTTTTACTTTTTTAAACAGACTTTTTAAACTACAGTTTCAAGAGATTGATACGCCTGTTTGGCATGAGAGTGTCAAATGCTATGAGATCTCTTTGCCTCACAGACTCGTAGGAAGACTCTATGTGGATTTGGAAGCGAGAGAAGGTAAGCGAGGCGGAGCATGGATGGATGAGTGGGTAACGCACCATGTAGATGAAAAGGGAGAGGTTGTCTATCCTGTTGCCTATATTGTGGCAAATTTTGCTCCCAGTAGTGATACTGCTCCAAGTCTTCTAAGACCAGATGATGTGGTAACGCTTTTTCATGAGATGGGACATGCTTTGCACCATCTATTAAGCGAAGTTAAAGAGCCTGCAGTCAGTGGCATTGCAGGAGTTGAGTGGGATGCTGTGGAGTTTCCAAGCCAATTTTTAGAAAATTTTGCCTATGAAGAGGAGGTGCTAAGTCTTTTTGCAAAGCATTATCAAACAGGAGAGCCCCTTCCAAAAGAGATGATAGAAAATCTTAAACGAGCCAAAAATTTTCAAAGTGCCATGGCAATGGTACGTCAGCTTGAATTTGGTCTTTTTGATATGAAAGTACACATGCAGTGGCCAGTGGACGTACAGCAAATACTAGATGAAGTTCGCAAAGAGGTAAGTGTGGTGCCTGTACCACCATACAATAAGTTTCAATGGGGTTTTGGTCATATCTTTGCGGGAGGATATGCAGCAGGGTACTACAGCTACAAGTGGGCAGAAGTATTAAGCGCTGATGCATTTTTTATGTTTGTGGATAATGGCATTTATAATGATGAGATTGCCGAAAGTTATCTGCAAGAGATACTTTGTAAAGGTGGAAGTCGTCCAGCAATGGAGAGCTTTAAAGCATTTGCAGGTAGAGAGCCAAGAAGTGAAGCACTTCTCAAACTTTGCGGAATAGAGGGGTAA